In the genome of Dasypus novemcinctus isolate mDasNov1 chromosome 30, mDasNov1.1.hap2, whole genome shotgun sequence, one region contains:
- the LOC105747500 gene encoding olfactory receptor 7A10-like — protein METDNQTYVLEFILLGFSEDTKVQPLLFGLFLSMYLVTLIGNLIIILAIITDSHLHTPMYFFLSNLSFTDICFTSTTVPKMLLNIQTGRKIITFKNCLSQMYFFILFAQLDNFFLTAMAYDRFVAICHPLHYTVIMNPRVCALLLLASWLLSVLDSLLHGLMVLQLSFCTELEIPHFFCELNQVVQLACSDTFLNDLVLYFDAGLMGVIPVTGIIFSYSKIASSILRISTAEGKYKAFSTCGSHLSVVTLFYGTGLGVYLSSAATKISRASAIASVMYTVVTPMLNPFIYSLRNKDIKQALKKLRHTLSINGYFVSSLQKCS, from the coding sequence ATGGAAACAGATAACCAAACTTATGTTTTAGAATTTATCCTCCTTGGGTTCTCAGAAGATACAAAagtgcagcccctcctctttgggctatttctgtccatgtacctggtcaccttaATTGGAAATCTGATCATCATCTTGGCCATCATCactgactcccacctccacacacccatgtacttcttcctctccaacctctcttttacagatatctgtttcacctccaccacagtaccaaagatgctgctgaacatccagaCAGGCAGAAAAATCATAACTTTCAAAAACTGTCTTagccagatgtattttttcatactttttgcACAATTAGATAATTTCTTCctgactgcaatggcctatgaccgcttcgtggccatctgccaccccctgcactacacggtcatcatgaacccccggGTCTGTGCCCTCCTGCTGCTggcatcctggttattgagtgttttggactctcttttacATGGCTTAatggttttgcaattgtctttttgtactgAGTTGGAAattccccactttttctgtgaacttaatcaggtagttcAACtggcttgttctgacaccttcctcaatgacctagTGCTGTATTTTGATGCTGGACTTATGGGTGTTATTCCAGTCACTGGGATTattttctcttactctaagattgcatcctccattttgagaatttcaacagctGAGGGCAAGTATAAAGCTTTTTCcacttgtgggtctcacctctcagtagtgaccttgttttatggtacaggtcttggagtatatcttagctctgctgctaccaaaaTCTCAAGGGCAagtgcaatagcctcagtgatgtacacagtggtcactcccatgctgaacccttttatctatagtcttagaaacaaggacataaagcaggccttaaAAAAGCTGAGACACACTCTCTCTATAAAtggatactttgtctcaagtttacaaaagtgttCATGA